The following coding sequences are from one Panicum hallii strain FIL2 chromosome 5, PHallii_v3.1, whole genome shotgun sequence window:
- the LOC112895653 gene encoding putative wall-associated receptor kinase-like 11 isoform X1 produces MDYQGNTLRDFLKSNGHVVLQRVNNNYNLRSFTEKEIEHITNGYSTLLGKGAFSEVYRGVLDDQLLVAVKKYKDGTRKEDLAKEVIVHSQINHKNVVRLLGCCTEENALAIVMEFICNGNLADILHRGNANGHVFFPLDRRLSIVIELAEVLSYMHSMYSPILHGDIKPDNILLNEFFAPKISDFGIARLISSDGTQQTQNIIGSIGYLDPLYSQTGILTPKSDVYSFGVLLVEMITRKKAADGNTYLIQNFIEAFKRGKKVRQMFDKEIVHGKKSIKVLDDIAKLANQCLILENRQRPEMVEVADRLRKCMKDVQLRRREEMPESSGSNYPTNPTKKEQPTQVLAISLDELKKITRNFSYDTLIGQGSHAEVFLGELKDSRKCAVKKLDYPEVEELENEFLLKVQSISRLEHNNVVQLLSYCIEGNVRALVYEYSSRGSLHDILHGGKKGAVGAQPGQALSWAQRVNIALSSAEGLEFIIEKAEHCITHRIIKSRNILLFDNDVAKVIGDFGVFKSNPADKIDPDNTYDFPHRPDFGGYGAPELIITRLFSNKSNKSEVFSFGVVLLELLTGRKARDRRQRPRDQQDLVSWARPKLGTRRVHRCADPRLRGKYPPKDFAKMADIASRCVQYEEDFRPSMSMVVKDLRTLLPGILGTASGARGE; encoded by the exons ATGGATTACCAAGGGAATACTCTTAGAGACTTTCTTAAAAGCAATGGTCATGTGGTGCTTCAGAGAGTGAACAATAACTATAATCTGAGATCTTTCACAGAAAAGGAGATAGAGCACATTACCAATGGATATAGCACTTTGCTGGGCAAAGGGGCATTCAGTGAGGTTTACAGAGGAGTATTAGATGATCAACTTCTGGTGGCAGTAAAGAAATACAAAGATGGGACCAGGAAAGAAGACTTGGCCAAAGAGGTGATTGTGCACTCTCAAATAAATCACAAGAATGTGGTAAGGCTTTTGGGTTGCTGCACTGAGGAAAATGCTCTAGCGATTGTTATGGAATTTATTTGTAATGGAAATCTTGCCGACATCCTTCATCGAGGTAATGCTAATGGCCATGTTTTCTTCCCTCTGGACAGACGCTTGAGCATTGTCATTGAGTTAGCTGAAGTGCTATCTTACATGCATTCAATGTATAGTCCTATTCTTCATGGGGACATCAAACCAGATAATATACTGCTCAATGAATTTTTTGCGCCGAAGATATCAGATTTTGGAATAGCAAGATTGATTTCTTCTGATGGGACCCAGCAAACCCAAAATATCATTGGTTCTATTGGTTACCTGGATCCTCTGTACAGTCAGACTGGGATTCTAACTCCGAAGAGTGACGTATATAGCTTTGGGGTTCTTTTGGTGGAAATGATTACCAGAAAGAAAGCGGCAGATGGGAACACTTACCTCATTCAGAATTTCATTGAGGCTTTTAAAAGAGGGAAAAAAGTAAGGCAAATGTTTGATAAGGAAATTGTACATGGAAAAAAAAGCATAAAGGTGCTTGATGATATTGCAAAGCTTGCAAACCAATGCTTGATATTGGAAAACAGACAGCGCCCAGAAATGGTTGAAGTGGCAGATAGACTAAGGAAGTGTATGAAAGATGTGCAGCTGCGCAGGAGGGAAGAAATGCCTGAGTCTTCAG GCAGTAACTACCCTACCAACCCCACCAAAAAAGAACAGCCCACGCAAGTACTGGCCATTTCCCTTGATGAACTAAAGAAAATCACCAGGAACTTCAGTTATGATACTCTAATAGGACAGGGATCACATGCTGAAGTTTTCCTTGGAGAGCTGAAAGATAGCCGGAAATGTGCGGTTAAGAAGCTTGATTATCCCGAAGTTGAGGAGCTTGAAAACGAATTCCTATTGAAG GTTCAGTCCATTTCAAGATTGGAGCACAACAATGTTGTTCAACTTCTTAGCTACTGTATAGAAGGGAATGTCCGTGCTCTTGTTTATGAGTACTCGTCAAGGGGTTCCTTGCATGATATTCTTCACGGTG GCAAAAAGGGTGCCGTGGGAGCCCAACCAGGACAAGCTCTTTCATGGGCACAACGAGTGAATATTGCCTTAAGTTCTGCAGAAGGGCTTGAGTTCATCATTGAGAAGGCGGAGCATTGCATCACTCATagaatcatcaaatcaagaaaCATACTTCTCTTTGACAACGATGTTGCAAAGGTTATTGGAGATTTTGGAGTCTTCAAATCAAACCCTGCTGACAAGATTGACCCGGACAATACATATGATTTTCCTCATAGGCCTGACTTTGGGGGTTATGGTGCACCTGA GTTGATAATAACTAGACTGTTTAGCAACAAGAGCAACAAGAGCGAAGTTTTTAGCTTTGGGGTTGTGCTGTTGGAGCTTTTAACTGGTCGTAAGGCACGTGATCGTAGACAACGACCACGTGATCAGCAGGACCTCGTGTCATGG GCAAGACCAAAACTCGGAACTCGCAGGGTGCACCGATGCGCAGATCCAAGACTTAGAGGAAAATACCCTCCTAAGGATTTTGCCAAG ATGGCTGACATTGCGTCCCGCTGTGTGCAATACGAGGAGGACTTCCGGCCCAGCATGAGCATGGTCGTCAAGGATCTGCGCACCTTGCTGCCAGGCATATTAGGCACAGCAAGCGGCGCCCGTGGAGAGTGA
- the LOC112895653 gene encoding putative wall-associated receptor kinase-like 11 isoform X2, with the protein MDYQGNTLRDFLKSNGHVVLQRVNNNYNLRSFTEKEIEHITNGYSTLLGKGAFSEVYRGVLDDQLLVAVKKYKDGTRKEDLAKEVIVHSQINHKNVVRLLGCCTEENALAIVMEFICNGNLADILHRGNANGHVFFPLDRRLSIVIELAEVLSYMHSMYSPILHGDIKPDNILLNEFFAPKISDFGIARLISSDGTQQTQNIIGSIGYLDPLYSQTGILTPKSDVYSFGVLLVEMITRKKAADGNTYLIQNFIEAFKRGKKVRQMFDKEIVHGKKSIKVLDDIAKLANQCLILENRQRPEMVEVADRLRKCMKDVQLRRREEMPESSGSNYPTNPTKKEQPTQVLAISLDELKKITRNFSYDTLIGQGSHAEVFLGELKDSRKCAVKKLDYPEVEELENEFLLKVQSISRLEHNNVVQLLSYCIEGNVRALVYEYSSRGSLHDILHGKKGAVGAQPGQALSWAQRVNIALSSAEGLEFIIEKAEHCITHRIIKSRNILLFDNDVAKVIGDFGVFKSNPADKIDPDNTYDFPHRPDFGGYGAPELIITRLFSNKSNKSEVFSFGVVLLELLTGRKARDRRQRPRDQQDLVSWARPKLGTRRVHRCADPRLRGKYPPKDFAKMADIASRCVQYEEDFRPSMSMVVKDLRTLLPGILGTASGARGE; encoded by the exons ATGGATTACCAAGGGAATACTCTTAGAGACTTTCTTAAAAGCAATGGTCATGTGGTGCTTCAGAGAGTGAACAATAACTATAATCTGAGATCTTTCACAGAAAAGGAGATAGAGCACATTACCAATGGATATAGCACTTTGCTGGGCAAAGGGGCATTCAGTGAGGTTTACAGAGGAGTATTAGATGATCAACTTCTGGTGGCAGTAAAGAAATACAAAGATGGGACCAGGAAAGAAGACTTGGCCAAAGAGGTGATTGTGCACTCTCAAATAAATCACAAGAATGTGGTAAGGCTTTTGGGTTGCTGCACTGAGGAAAATGCTCTAGCGATTGTTATGGAATTTATTTGTAATGGAAATCTTGCCGACATCCTTCATCGAGGTAATGCTAATGGCCATGTTTTCTTCCCTCTGGACAGACGCTTGAGCATTGTCATTGAGTTAGCTGAAGTGCTATCTTACATGCATTCAATGTATAGTCCTATTCTTCATGGGGACATCAAACCAGATAATATACTGCTCAATGAATTTTTTGCGCCGAAGATATCAGATTTTGGAATAGCAAGATTGATTTCTTCTGATGGGACCCAGCAAACCCAAAATATCATTGGTTCTATTGGTTACCTGGATCCTCTGTACAGTCAGACTGGGATTCTAACTCCGAAGAGTGACGTATATAGCTTTGGGGTTCTTTTGGTGGAAATGATTACCAGAAAGAAAGCGGCAGATGGGAACACTTACCTCATTCAGAATTTCATTGAGGCTTTTAAAAGAGGGAAAAAAGTAAGGCAAATGTTTGATAAGGAAATTGTACATGGAAAAAAAAGCATAAAGGTGCTTGATGATATTGCAAAGCTTGCAAACCAATGCTTGATATTGGAAAACAGACAGCGCCCAGAAATGGTTGAAGTGGCAGATAGACTAAGGAAGTGTATGAAAGATGTGCAGCTGCGCAGGAGGGAAGAAATGCCTGAGTCTTCAG GCAGTAACTACCCTACCAACCCCACCAAAAAAGAACAGCCCACGCAAGTACTGGCCATTTCCCTTGATGAACTAAAGAAAATCACCAGGAACTTCAGTTATGATACTCTAATAGGACAGGGATCACATGCTGAAGTTTTCCTTGGAGAGCTGAAAGATAGCCGGAAATGTGCGGTTAAGAAGCTTGATTATCCCGAAGTTGAGGAGCTTGAAAACGAATTCCTATTGAAG GTTCAGTCCATTTCAAGATTGGAGCACAACAATGTTGTTCAACTTCTTAGCTACTGTATAGAAGGGAATGTCCGTGCTCTTGTTTATGAGTACTCGTCAAGGGGTTCCTTGCATGATATTCTTCACG GCAAAAAGGGTGCCGTGGGAGCCCAACCAGGACAAGCTCTTTCATGGGCACAACGAGTGAATATTGCCTTAAGTTCTGCAGAAGGGCTTGAGTTCATCATTGAGAAGGCGGAGCATTGCATCACTCATagaatcatcaaatcaagaaaCATACTTCTCTTTGACAACGATGTTGCAAAGGTTATTGGAGATTTTGGAGTCTTCAAATCAAACCCTGCTGACAAGATTGACCCGGACAATACATATGATTTTCCTCATAGGCCTGACTTTGGGGGTTATGGTGCACCTGA GTTGATAATAACTAGACTGTTTAGCAACAAGAGCAACAAGAGCGAAGTTTTTAGCTTTGGGGTTGTGCTGTTGGAGCTTTTAACTGGTCGTAAGGCACGTGATCGTAGACAACGACCACGTGATCAGCAGGACCTCGTGTCATGG GCAAGACCAAAACTCGGAACTCGCAGGGTGCACCGATGCGCAGATCCAAGACTTAGAGGAAAATACCCTCCTAAGGATTTTGCCAAG ATGGCTGACATTGCGTCCCGCTGTGTGCAATACGAGGAGGACTTCCGGCCCAGCATGAGCATGGTCGTCAAGGATCTGCGCACCTTGCTGCCAGGCATATTAGGCACAGCAAGCGGCGCCCGTGGAGAGTGA